One segment of Scyliorhinus torazame isolate Kashiwa2021f chromosome 14, sScyTor2.1, whole genome shotgun sequence DNA contains the following:
- the LOC140390545 gene encoding serine protease FAM111A-like: MKSSRSKKMADCNPWGETKLLPGSCTDEFGPKNGKALRNKYTNRKCGTLSFQRREFTFSVCGDPDNIQYVFTADPTDTLLWALSTSCDFEEKVKSDNTILAYGEGPLKGLVNLDILCCYLPQYSHFRLLFLRSQSRGEGGGGGERTLPPEPQRNKSHVLFYVEPSGRMAGNTAQRIVLADRIAQGQTKLCVLGFEGETIREALANDGRFDPKIEDDTHKLLEKVDPPRKIQFNNGVDALHGRSFQIEMSGPRKKACDDGRSPKPRASKSAELAGQPARKDTDGKGYEAGRNLLPKWHLEVRRASLSKFKQSVSRNAELAKVSERQYLNRLHQEALSSVPARAFRCISDRLSSVGCIAWKSPSAQGSGTCFVLRDRYVLTCYHVVEMIAESAVAIGSWPALIRDRADVFFGYEEEAQRGPPLRLVAWLEIYDQVLDYAILELETAPGASGLLECCANLPRTGSLYIAGHPEGDKKKICACSVVAGDENAAGNAVQPLESLRSAIAREDTEDCTHDTVLIASQAFNRLKHSNAITYKTEFHYGAAGSPIFDAEGSLVALHCGGETYKKNKDPEKFYVELGRPISLILHDIISKNDGDTTEKTKQIIVALQNSLK, encoded by the coding sequence ATGAAAAGTTCTAGAAGCAAGAAGATGGCCGACTGTAACCCGTGGGGGGAAACTAAACTGCTGCCAGGCAGCTGTACCGATGAGTTTGGTCCCAAGAATGGGAAAGCTCTCAGGAACAAATACACCAACAGGAAATGCGGAACGCTGAGCTTCCAGCGAAGGGAGTTCACTTTCAGTGTGTGTGGCGACCCGGATAACATCCAGTACGTGTTCACGGCGGATCCGACTGACACCTTGCTCTGGGCTTTGAGTACTTCCTGTGACTTTGAGGAGAAGGTGAAAAGCGACAACACTATCCTTGCCTATGGGGAGGGCCCGCTGAAGGGTTTAGTCAACCTGGACATCCTCTGCTGCTACCTGCCGCAGTACTCCCACTTCCGCCTGCTGTTCCTTCGGAGCCAGAGTCGCGGCGAAGGGGGCGGGGGTGGCGAGCGAACTCTGCCTCCCGAGCCCCAGCGCAACAAGAGCCACGTTCTCTTCTACGTGGAGCCGAGCGGCCGGATGGCGGGCAACACGGCACAGCGGATCGTGCTGGCCGACCGGATAGCCCAGGGGCAGACCAAGCTGTGTGTCCTGGGCTTCGAGGGCGAGACCATCCGGGAGGCGCTGGCCAACGATGGCCGCTTCGACCCCAAGATCGAGGACGACACCCAcaagctgctggagaaggtggacccgCCCCGGAAGATCCAGTTCAACAACGGGGTGGACGCGCTGCACGGCCGCAGCTTTCAGATCGAGATGAGCGGCCCCAGGAAGAAGGCCTGTGACGACGGCAGGAGCCCCAAGCCGAGGGCCAGTAAGTCGGCCGAGTTAGCAGGGCAGCCGGCCAGGAAGGACACGGACGGGAAGGGCTACGAGGCTGGCCGTAATCTGCTGCCCAAGTGGCACCTGGAGGTCCGGCGGGCCTCCCTGTCGAAATTCAAGCAGTCTGTTTCCAGGAACGCCGAGCTGGCCAAAGTGTCAGAGAGGCAGTATCTGAACCGGCTCCACCAAGAGGCCCTGTCGTCTGTGCCGGCCAGGGCTTTCCGCTGCATCTCCGACCGCCTGTCCAGCGTGGGCTGCATCGCCTGGAAGTCGCCGAGCGCTCAGGGCAGCGGCACCTGCTTCGTCCTGCGCGACCGCTACGTGCTCACCTGCTACCACGTGGTGGAGATGATCGCGGAGAGCGCTGTCGCCATTGGCAGCTGGCCCGCCCTCATCCGCGACCGCGCCGACGTCTTCTTTGGCTACGAGGAGGAGGCCCAGCGAGGTCCGCCGCTGAGGCTGGTGGCCTGGCTGGAGATTTACGACCAAGTGCTCGACTATGCCATCCTGGAGCTGGAGACTGCCCCCGGAGCCTCGGGGCTGTTGGAGTGCTGCGCCAACCTGCCGAGAACGGGGAGCCTATATATCGCCGGCCACCCTGAAGGCGACAAGAAGAAAATCTGCGCTTGCTCTGTGGTGGCTGGCGACGAGAACGCAGCTGGCAATGCCGTGCAACCTCTGGAAAGCTTACGATCCGCGATCGCCAGGGAAGACACTGAAGATTGTACGCACGACACGGTCTTGATCGCGAGTCAAGCTTTCAATAGACTGAAACACTCCAATGCGATCACGTACAAAACCGAATTTCACTACGGTGCTGCGGGATCTCCGATATTCGACGCGGAGGGATCCCTCGTTGCGTTGCACTGTGGCGGCGAGACCTACAAGAAAAATAAAGACCCGGAGAAGTTCTACGTTGAACTCGGAAGACCCATCTCGCTCATCCTCCACGACATCATCAGCAAGAACGACGGCGATACGACGGAAAAGACGAAACAAATCATTGTTGCGCTGCAAAACTCTCTGAAGTGA